From the Theobroma cacao cultivar B97-61/B2 chromosome 2, Criollo_cocoa_genome_V2, whole genome shotgun sequence genome, one window contains:
- the LOC18607983 gene encoding phosphatidylinositol 3,4,5-trisphosphate 3-phosphatase and protein-tyrosine-phosphatase PTEN2A encodes MDSGPVDLSSPPPAKASDVQTPAATDPGPDNSTHEAPSKLSSWAKNLKIPQPFAASQEDSPTGNAGKSTFARFTSGLGLRSSPKSPPANDSSDGTSTAAQSGLLGTITKGIVDSSKNAVKAVQVKARHVVSQNKRRYQEGGFDLDMTYITENIIAMGFPAGDMSSGFFGYVEGFYRNHMEEVIKFFETHHKDKYKVYNLCSERLYDASLFEGKVASFPFNDHNCPPIQLIISFCQSAYSWLKEDIENVVVVHCKAGMARTGLMISSLLLYLKFFPTAEESVDYYNQKRCVDGKGLVLPSQIRYVKYFERTLTYFNGENQPGRRCMLRGFRLHRCPYWIRPSITVSDHNGVLFSTKKHPRTKDLSAEDFWFSAPKKGVMVFALPGEPGLTELAGDFKIHFHDRQGDFYCWLNTTMIENRKILNTSDLDWFDKRKLPSPGFQVEVVLVDYNGTVLTKPQPENAATKPDESSGSNAASADGGAASSNQNKDPGHNDKDDVFSDSEAEESGSSKSRRHKAASAEGAAAPSATSKPETNSNSDQVASLVQSTEQVSLGNANAQQMHATSEPRKDAVGEAAAAGVQVSSSESEFKAMAADASVFTFGDDEDYESE; translated from the exons ATGGATAGTGGACCTGTTGACTTGTCAAGTCCACCTCCTGCTAAAGCTTCTGATGTACAAACTCCTGCTGCCACAGATCCAGGGCCAGATAATTCTACACATGAAGCACCATCAAAGCTGTCATCATGggctaaaaatttaaaaattcccCAGCCATTTGCTGCCTCACAAGAGGACTCACCAACAGGAAATGCTGGAAAATCAACTTTTGCACGGTTTACTAGTGGGCTAGGACTGCGGTCTTCACCAAAATCTCCTCCTGCTAATGATAGTTCTGATGGAACTTCCACAGCAGCTCAATCTGGTTTACTTGGAACAATTACAAAAGGCATagttgactcatcaaaaaatGCAGTGAAAGCTGTACAGGTCAAGGCTCGGCATGTTGTCTCGCAGAATAAACGGAGATACCAG GAAGGAGGATTTGACTTAGATATGACATACATCACAGAGAACATAATTGCTATGGGGTTCCCTGCCGGTGACATGAGCTCTGGGTTTTTTGGATATGTTGAG ggtttctatagaaatcacaTGGAAGAAGTGATTAAGTTTTTTGAAACCCATCACAAG GACAAGTACAAAGTATATAACCTTTGCTCTGAGAGACTATATGATGCGTCATTATTTGAAGGAAAG GTGGCTAGTTTTCCATTCAATGACCACAATTGCCCCCCAATTCAATTGATAATATCATTTTGTCAAAGTGCTTACTCATGGCTGAAGGAGGATATTGAGAATGTTGTGGTTGTGCACTGTAAAGCTGGGATGGCAAGGACAGGGTTGATGATCTCTAGCCTTCTTCTATACTTGAAG TTCTTTCCCACTGCTGAAGAGTCAGTTGACTACTATAACCAGAAAAGATGTGTGGATGGAAAGGGGCTTGTTCTGCCAAGTCAAATT AGATATGTCAAATACTTTGAACGCACCTTAACATACTTCAATGGTGAAAACCAACCTGGGCGCAG GTGCATGCTTAGAGGATTCCGGCTTCATCGTTGCCCTTATTGGATCAGACCATCAATCACTGTCTCTGATCATAATG GTGTTCTCTTTTCCACAAAGAAGCATCCACGTACCAAGGATCTCTCG GCAGAAGATTTTTGGTTTAGTGCACCGAAGAAAGGAGTTATGGTCTTTGCTTTGCCTGGGGAACCTGGTCTGACTGAGTTGGCtggggactttaaaattcattttcatgatcGCCAAGGAGATTTTTACTG TTGGTTAAACACAACAATGatagaaaacagaaaaattcTGAATACCAGTGATCTTGATTGGTTTGACAAG AGGAAATTGCCTTCCCCAGGTTTCCAGGTTGAGGTTGTGCTAGTAGATTATAATGGCACTGTTCTGACAAAGCCCCAGCCTGAAAATGCTGCTACTAAGCCAGATGAAAGTTCAGGCAGCAATGCTGCATCTGCTGATGGAGGTGCAGCctcatcaaatcaaaataaagacCCGGGACATAATGACAAAGATGATGTGTTCTCAGATAGTGAGGCAGAAGAATCTGGTTCATCAAAGAGTAGGCGGCACAAGGCTGCTTCTGCAGAGGGAGCAGCTGCCCCCTCAGCCACCTCCAAACCAGAAACAAATTCCAATTCAGATCAAGTTGCAAGTTTGGTGCAATCTACTGAACAGGTTTCTCTGGGAAATGCAAACGCCCAACAGATGCATGCCACTAGTGAGCCAAGAAAGGATGCTGTTGGGGAAGCTGCTGCTGCAGGTGTTCAGGTTTCCAGCTCAGAAAGTGAATTTAAGGCAATGGCTGCTGACGCATCTGTTTTCACTTTTGGAGATGATGAAGACTATGAAAGTGAATAG
- the LOC18607982 gene encoding cysteine proteinase RD21A — MALLKKPSRIFFVMLFFSLTLSSALDMSIIDYDLKHGGQQQKRTETQIRRMYETWLVKHGKAYNGLGEKEKRFEIFKDNIKFIEEHNSVNGTYKVGLNRFADLTNEEYKAMYLGARLDGKTVSHRLAGKEKSQRYVFRVGDKLPESVDWREKGAVVAVKDQGQCGSCWAFSTVAAVEGINQIVTGDLISLSEQELVDCDRLYNQGCNGGLMDNAFDFITKNGGIDTEEDYPYRASDNTCDPNRKNARVVSIDGYEDVPENDENSLKKAVAHQPVSVAIEAGGRPFQLYQSGVFTGHCGTNLDHGVVAVGYGTEDGVDYWTVKNSWGPDWGENGYIRMERNVAGTSTGKCGIATMASYPIKKGQNPPKPSPSPPSPVKPPTVCDDYYSCPEGSTCCCLYEFGKFCFGWGCCPLESATCCDDHYSCCPQEYPICDLATGTCRMSKDNPLGVKLLRRGPATSTRPQARTRISRA; from the exons ATGGCTCTTCTCAAGAAACCTTCCCGTATCTTCTTTGTCATGctgttcttttctttaactCTGTCATCAGCGTTGGACATGTCCATAATCGACTATGATCTCAAGCATGGAGGACAACAACAGAAAAGAACCGAGACCCAGATACGAAGAATGTACGAGACTTGGCTGGTAAAACATGGCAAAGCTTACAATGGCCTGGGCGAGAAGGAAAAGCGCTTTGAGATCTTTAAGGATAACATCAAGTTTATTGAGGAACATAACTCTGTTAACGGCACGTACAAGGTTGGTCTTAACAGGTTTGCGGATTTGACCAATGAAGAATACAAGGCTATGTACTTGGGGGCCAGGTTGGATGGGAAAACCGTGTCACATAGGCTCGCAGGGAAGGAGAAGAGCCAGAGGTATGTGTTTAGGGTTGGTGATAAATTGCCTGAGTCTGTGGATTGGAGGGAGAAAGGTGCCGTTGTGGCTGTCAAGGATCAGGGCCAATGTG GGAGTTGCTGGGCATTCTCAACTGTTGCTGCAGTGGAAGGGATAAATCAGATTGTAACTGGTGACCTCATCTCTTTGTCGGAGCAGGAGCTGGTGGACTGTGATAGATTGTATAACCAGGGATGCAATGGAGGTCTCATGGACAATGCCTTTGATTTTATTACTAAAAATGGTGGCATTGACACTGAAGAGGATTACCCATACCGTGCTTCTGATAATACATGTGATCCAAATAGG AAAAATGCCCGTGTTGTTTCCATCGATGGATATGAAGATGTCCCTGAAAATGATGAGAATTCTTTGAAGAAGGCTGTGGCACATCAGCCAGTTAGCGTTGCCATTGAAGCTGGTGGCAGGCCCTTCCAACTCTACCAATCG GGTGTATTTACTGGGCATTGCGGTACAAACTTAGACCACGGGGTTGTTGCTGTTGGCTATGGCACAGAAGATGGTGTGGATTATTGGACAGTGAAAAATTCATGGGGTCCTGACTGGGGAGAGAATGGATACATCAGGATGGAGCGTAATGTAGCCGGCACCTCCACCGGCAAGTGCGGTATTGCAACAATGGCCTCATACCCAATCAAGAAAGGGCAGAACCCCCCTAAACCTTCCCCCTCTCCCCCTTCTCCTGTGAAGCCCCCAACTGTTTGTGATGATTACTACTCATGCCCTGAAGGAAGCACTTGCTGCTGCTTGTATGAGTTTGGTAAATTCTGCTTTGGATGGGGATGCTGCCCTCTGGAATCTGCAACCTGCTGTGATGATCACTACAGCTGCTGCCCTCAGGAGTATCCGATCTGTGACCTTGCAACTGGAACTTGCCGAATG AGCAAGGACAACCCACTGGGAGTAAAACTATTGAGGCGAGGTCCAGCTACAAGTACCAGGCCACAAGCCAGGACAAGGATCAGCAGGGCTTGA
- the LOC18607984 gene encoding protein SRC2 homolog, protein MHQFSSQQPPSSPYFSSSYHSMSVSGIQGQLLEVTVVGCNKLKDTEWISRQDPYVCLEYGNTKYRTRTCTDGGKTPTFQEKFTFTLIEGLREINVVVWNSNTLTYDDFIGNGKVQLLKVLSQGYDDSPWSLQTKTGRYAGEVRLIMHYANAKNPATTYAPSAPPYAAPPPQVPLYTAPPQATVSSYPPPATTYATAPYPAYPAYPSSTYPPPSAAYPPPPSAYPPPPPPSAYPPATYPPASPYYPPGPFPGLYPPPPY, encoded by the exons ATGCACCAATTCTCATCGCAACAACCTCCATCTTCTCcttacttttcttcttcttatcATTCCATGTCGGTTTCGGGTATTCAAGGCCAGCTTCTTGAGGTTACTG TTGTCGGCTGTAACAAATTGAAGGATACTGAATGGATTTCAAGGCAAGATCCCTACGTTTGCCTTGAATATGGTAACACCAAGTACCGTACAAGGACCTGCACAG ATGGTGGCAAAACGCCTACATTCCAAGAGAAATTTACATTCACGCTGATTGAAGGGCTTAGAGAGATAAATGTTGTGGTTTGGAACAGCAATACTTTGACGTACGATGATTTTATTGGCAACGGAAA GGTTCAATTGCTGAAGGTTCTCTCTCAGGGTTATGATGATAGTCCTTGGTCGCTTCAGACTAAAACTGGCAG ATACGCAGGAGAGGTACGGCTCATAATGCATTATGCAAATGCCAAA AACCCAGCCACAACATATGCTCCATCCGCACCACCCTATGCAGCTCCTCCCCCTCAAGTCCCTTTATACACTGCTCCTCCGCAAGCAACTGTGTCTTCTTATCCACCACCAGCTACGACATATGCAACTGCACCATATCCTGCATACCCTGCATATCCATCATCCACGTATCCTCCTCCATCAGCTGCTTATCCTCCCCCACCTTCTGCGTACCCTCCACCTCCCCCACCTTCAGCATATCCTCCAGCTACATATCCACCAGCCTCGCCATATTATCCCCCAG GTCCTTTTCCTGGCCTCTATCCACCACCGCCATACTAA